A genomic stretch from Euwallacea fornicatus isolate EFF26 chromosome 10, ASM4011564v1, whole genome shotgun sequence includes:
- the LOC136341657 gene encoding acetylcholine receptor subunit alpha-type acr-16-like — MGVQLPQDFVANSIITQCVYSISFRAMLRAVICATLLAASAYALESEVNCPNSSGSTTPYRLKTNLLCDYDNLIRPVKDHRNTTVVFFKLLLKYLSFDHFNHRLSVDTWFSVYWTDQHLVWIPADYEGIKSINLSPSYDIWAPDISIYNRHDQSIDPKAIGDTMCTVNYIGSVLCVPPLHFDTLCIPNLKRYPYDTQECTVRFGSWVHKGEELLIKPFNPVVDMEDLESDGEWKLVSFRAVVHKGNYTCCPNNTYPSVDVILEIRRSSGTHVFNVVLPLLVCILLTITTMAMSPLNKDRFILGCVSVLAHIYHAQNLSYMIPVTGEDLPSLLTISRDSTLLSGMSLIFTIILKNLMQNKSQCPNWVAGTASALIGSRPGQLIFLPDSSFKGAAAAQKQEDGDTIISTRDTPTNSSTSDWFVIAKLIDVLLCIIYFLVYAIILLCF; from the exons ATGGGCGTGCAGCTTCCACAGGATTTTGTTGCAAACTCAATCATAACTCAGTGTGTTTATTCCATTTCATTTAGAGCGATGCTTCGTGCGGTCATTTGTGCCACCCTTTTAGCTGCCTCAG CATATGCCCTTGAATCGGAGGTGAATTGCCCGAATAGCTCTGGCTCCACAACTCCATACAGACTTAAGACCAATCTACTGTGCGATTATGATAACCTTATTAGACCCGTCAAGGACCATAGAAACACCACCGTAGTGTTCTTCAAGTTGCTTTTAAAGTACCTCAGTTTT GATCATTTCAATCACAGGTTGAGTGTCGATACTTGGTTTAGCGTT TACTGGACTGATCAGCACTTAGTCTGGATCCCCGCTGACTATGAAGGCATCAAAAGTATCAATCTTTCACCGTCCTACGACATATGGGCTCCAGATATCTCAATTTACAACAG ACACGATCAATCGATCGACCCCAAAGCAATTGGTGACACCATGTGTACCGTCAACTATATAGGATCCGTACTCTGTGTGCCACCTCTCCACTTTGACACCCTCTGCATCCCTAACCTGAAAAGGTACCCCTATGATACCCAGGAATGTACTGTAAGGTTCGGCTCGTGGGTGCACAAAGGGGAAGAGTTGTTAATCAAACCC TTTAACCCAGTGGTGGACATGGAGGATTTGGAATCAGATGGAGAGTGGAAGCTAGTGTCGTTTAGGGCGGTGGTTCATAAAGGGAATTATACTTGTTGTCCGAATAATACTTATCCCTCGGTGGATGTTATATTGGAGATCAGACGCAGCAGTGGGACGCACGTTTTTAATGTGGTACTGCCTTTACTGG TCTGCATTTTGTTGACCATCACCACAATGGCTATGTCGCCCCTCAACAAAGACCGCTTCATATTAGGCTGCGTATCAGTTCTAGCACACATCTATCATGCCCAGAACCTCAGTTACATGATTCCGGTAACAGGAGAAGACCTCCCGAGCCTCC taacaaTTTCTCGAGATTCAACATTACTCTCGGGTATGAGTCTGATATTCAcaatcattttgaaaaatttaatgcaaaacaAGTCGCAGTGCCCCAATTGGGTAGCAGGGACGGCTTCGGCTTTAATCGGTTCCAGGCCCGGACAGTTGATTTTCTTGCCAGACAGTTCGTTTAAG GGCGCGGCAGCTGCCCAAAAACAAGAAGATGGTGATACGATCATTTCCACCAGAGACACGCCAACAAACTCATCTACTTCCGATTGGTTCGTCATAGCTAAGCTCATCGATGTGCTTTTGTGTATAATTTACTTCTTGGTTTACGCCATCATTCTTTTGTGTTTCTAG